A genomic segment from Dermacentor silvarum isolate Dsil-2018 chromosome 11, BIME_Dsil_1.4, whole genome shotgun sequence encodes:
- the LOC119432704 gene encoding ubiquitin-conjugating enzyme E2 Z isoform X2: MANSTARGGLGKDGRLQNSWDPMDFVNEVPTPACLMRVTRDIADIKADPLPGIHISPEESDLTRIHALVVGPEGTPYEGGFFHFFLKCPPNYPVQPPRVRLMTTDAGRVRFNPNLYANGKVCLSILGTFPGPAWSPAQGIGSVLVSIQSLLNEQPFYNEPGMAQLGWRVESQQYNDRVQHDTVRVAICDAVGASLKNDPPCPRDLAEVILKTFAESYNKYEQKVQSLILNNTGTSWAQYLGFTTTYKYEPLLKRLQDLRKLVNEKIEAQAAAQAPAQTTD, encoded by the exons ATGGCGAATTCCACGGCAAGAGGCGGTCTGGGCAAGGACGGCAGGCTTCAGAATTCCTGGGACCCGATGGACTTCGTGAACGAGGTCCCGACGCCTGCGTGTCTGATGAGAGTGACGCGGGACATAGCCGACATCAAGGCCGACCCGCTGCCCGGCATCCACATCTCGCCCGAGGAGAGCGACCTCACCAGGATCCACGCTCTCGTGGTGGGACCGGAGGGCACGCCGTACGAGGGCGGCTTCTTCCACTTCTTTCTCAAGTGTCCGCCAAACTACCCGGTTCAGCCGCCCCGAGTGCGCCTGATGACCACGGACGCCGGCAGAGTGCGCTTCAACCCGAACCTCTACGCCAACGGCAAG GTGTGTCTCAGCATCCTCGGCACATTTCCCGGACCAGCCTGGAGCCCAGCACAGGGCATAGGCAGCGTCCTGGTCTCGATACAATCGCTGCTCAACGAGCAGCCTTTCTACAACGAGCCAGGTATGGCACAACTGGGATGGCGGGTAGAGTCCCAGCAGTACAACGACAGAGTGCAACACGACACCGTCAGGGTGGCCATCTGCGACGCAGTGGGAGCATCCCTTAAGAACGACCCTCCCTGCCCGCGAGACCTGGCGGAGGTCATCCTGAAGACGTTTGCCGAGTCGTACAACAAGTACGAGCAGAAGGTTCAATCCCTGATCCTGAACAATACCGGCACGTCATGGGCTCAGTACCTGGGCTTTACAACCACGTACAAATATGAGCCACTGCTCAAGAGGCTTCAGGATCTCCGCAAGCTGGTGAATGAGAAGATTGAAGCTCAAGCCGCTGCTCAAGCCCCAGCTCAAACTACTGATTAG